TATAGAGGCGTAATTAGGTAAGGAGACGCTTCTGACAGGGCGGAAGAACAGAACATTTCCTCCTTTCTTATGGGTGCCATTAGGCAAATAATTATGGGGTTCctagaaggaaaggagaggaaatctcaaaaggcaagagaaaggaatgtAAAGATGCAAGGGAAGATGCTAAAGTTCAGGGAAATGAGAGCAAGGAAAGGAAGACTTCTGTCCATGAATACGCAGAACACAAAAATCGATgctgtcgtgtgtgtgtgtgtgtgtgtactcatgtgcatatgtgtgcacaaGTGTGTATGTAGTACATTAATACTTCATGgtgttattttaaaacttcatcaGCGTAGTCAGTGCCAGATCAGGAGTTAGTATATAAGTCTCTTCCTCTGTGCATGGAAATGCCAGTTTGATCTTTTGACATGTGATAATAACCTCCAAAATATCATGGATGCAAAAGTCTTTTATACATTACTCTCGCTGTCCCCAACCACTTCAGCCAACATCTTGCTTAGACCACCATCCCACTTGGCTGTAGACCTGCATTGTGCCCTGCTGCAACCTGCTTCCTTCCAGTTGCTACTCTTCTTCTCATATAGAGAAGATGCTCCTAGCAATATATGCTTTGCCCTAAGCATGGGCACAGGCTCTTCTGTCGGTTCTCTACAATGACAATGACGACTAAGCTGCATCATTCATTACAACGCACTGAATGCATAGCAACAACTGaaggaaatgaacagaaaacTTAGAATGAGATACTAGATATGGCTCCTCTTAGAATCCACGGGTTCAATCCCCTGGCCTGCCATCGAGTGAGAAGGACCAGCTTACCTTTCTCCAGATGAAGTAGTCTTAAATCTCTCTCTCCCAACTAAAGTCTAAGTCGCAGCCACGAGGAAGCCCcaagaaaggaaaacagtttCCTCCTCGCTTTCATTTTCTACCCTAGGGTCTGCTTCTTTCCAGGATGATTGACAGTGAGAAACTTTACTCTCCTCATGGGAACCCTCTGTATGCCTCTGAGCCTAACCTTTCTCTGTATTCCTAGAGGTATGTATTTCTAAGTCTGTGTTCAGCCTTCTTTTTGCCTTTCTGCATTCCAATGATTTATACTTATATATTCTCTCAGCTTTAATCAATGTCTTGATGTAGATGACTCTCAATTCTACCCATCCAGCCCAGTTTTTATCTTTGCATTCTTTTACAGTATGGTATAGTGAAAAGACCATAGAACCTGGCATCAAAAATCCTGAGTGGTAGAACTGGAATAAATCAGATTCAGGATTGACCTAGCCATTCCCTCTCCCACCAAGTTGCAAGGGAGAGAAATTACAGAGACATTGATTTCCCTAGGAGCAGCGTATGCCTTCCAAGAGCTTCCACAACGTCCCCACCCCTAACCTTTCGCAGGAAAGCCCAACTTTGCAGGGGTATAAATAGGCACTCTTGAATCTTCCTGCTATAGCCTGGCCCTCCCTCTTTCCAAAATGGACAAGTCCCTCTTGCTGGAACTCCCCATCCTGCTCTGCTGCTTTAGGGGTGAGTCCCTAGGGTTGACAGCTGGTAAGAATCCTGAATTTAGGAACAAGTGAGAGCACTCATGGCAGAGGCCTTCTCATGGAAGTCCTATCGTAACAGAAACATGATGAGCTTCTGCTCTAATGTTATGCCTTCTACCCGGGGTATGTCATATCCCCAGGACCTTAACTAAagctcttctcccttcctttatgGGGGGAAAGAGGCAGATTAGAGAGGAAtcgagtggatttcacagaagctttgagatggagtttggaaAATGAAGTCTGCAGacagtgtatctttttttttttttttcaacagcaGTATCTGGATCACTTTTCAAGAGAAAATTTGCAGGTGAGTAGAAATAGATAAGTGGTATGAGAAGGGGCAGGTCTGAGGAGGAAAAGATGGGTGGGGTGAGGTGAGCACCaggggctaaaaaaaaaaaaaaatagaaatagaccTTGAGTTCCAACACTCAACAACCTCTTCCAGCAGGACAGAGCTGGGATGGGAGCTGATTTTAGATTTGACAAAATAACATTAGCATCAACGGACAAGGTCAGGAGTGAGTGTCAGTGAAGggcaaggaaaagggaaaggaggaagtgGAATGTTGGCTTTTCACGTGTTGCTTGGCCAAATCTAAAGCATGACAACTTCAGGAATTCCAGGTTGTCCCCATTGTCAGATTCCAGGCACCCACAGGTAAGAGTCAATTAAGACTCTTACCTTAATTGTGCCACACAGAGTCaattaaaaagaaggaatgaagCAAAAAAGCATGTGCACTTATCTTTCTCCTTCTGGTCTGTGCTGCATCCTATAGGAATGGTTAGATGAATCTGAGAAGCCTCGAAGAGGTGAAGAGATTtagaaggagagaagaggtgCAGAGATGCCCAGTAGGTGACTAGTCATTAGGGGGACAGAGGTCCTGGAATGGCTCCAATTTAAGAGTACAGGATGGACCCCAAAGGGCAGATTATAACAACCCAATACAAGAGTAAATCTCAGGCACATTTcagatgtgttttctttctctttgccagTACAGACAGTGAAATAGCTACTGTGGAAGCTGAATTTCCTCGTAAGTATGAAGAGGACCTGCCGATCATCTCAGTCTTGATACTGTTTCACTTTTCCTTGTTCCTCcacctttctttcccctcccatTTTTCAGGCTAACATTCCTGAGGCCATAAACCTCAGTCACTCTCGTGGCTTAGTGTATTTCCGCAGAGGAAGATGTTCATGCTTGATGGGCTCTGGCAAAGTCCTCTGGCTCCAGGCAGACTTCTAACCCAAAAAGGGAGAGGGGTTCTTTTGTGGTAGTGCCATTGTTTCTCAATCTCTCTCCCCACTCTCCGGCCAAGTGACAGAAATTGTTCAGTGTAGGATGTGCCACCTCCAGTTCCCGGGAGAAAACTGCTCCAGAGGAAGAGGAATATGCACAGCAGGAACAGAAGAGGCCTGCATGGTTGGAAGGATTTCCAAAAGTAAGTTGTGGGTTGGGGAAAAGAAGAATGGGTAGAGGAAGTAGACAGGGACATATCAGCCACAGGGGAAAGGGGAGACCTTACTTTACTTTTACTATAGGCAGTCTCACACCTGGGATGGCTGATTCCTTCATCCGCATCATATACCGTAATGAAAATTAGATGGAAGTGGTCACTAAGGAGGGTGGGGGCCTACAGCTAAGGAATTAGTATTTTGAGAAGCctgaagaaaacagaggagaatAAATCGAGGTGAGAGAATAGGTGTAATCTATGTCCAATGGGTAACAGTGAGTCGTTGAGAGGAGGGGGCTTTTGGTCCTTGTGCCTCTTGTGCCTGTCTGGGTTTCCTTACAGTTCGTTCTAAACTGTGGAAATAGAAGCGCCAGCGTCATCAGTAGACTGTGGCTGAATTGCCCTGGATGGTTAAGACAAGACATCatgatttctctttttccacCCTTTGTGCTAAATTGTCTCTTGGCATTTATAACCCTCACTTAAATCAGTGTTAAGATTCTCAAGAGAAACACCCAGCTTTGGCATTCCCTGAATTACTGTTCTTCTTACTGCCCTACCCCCAGTAATCATTTTAGACTGCTCCATTGCTGCATTTCTTTTGGGAAGCCCCCGACTTGCAACATCTTCCAGTTCTTTACATTTGAATAACGGAGCTTTGAACTACACAAGATTCTCTCTATATGTTGGTGTGGTCTGGAGAAAAGTTTTTTTGCAGAAGTTTCATGGCCAGGCTTTCTGATCTGTTTTTAATCCCTTCCACAGGGGACGGTAGTCCCTGGTTAACCTTCAAGGACTGCCTGAAGAACTGTGCTGACGTGAAAGGCATAAAGTGGAGTGTCTATTTTGTGAGCTTCAGCTGCTGCAGGAGCCACGACCTGTGCAATGAAGACCTTTAGAAGTGAATGCTTCTTCTGTGACTCCAATTTCTGGGTGAGGttgttgcctcagcctcttcacaatgactttctttaaaaaaatctctctctcacacacacacgcacactacAGAAGAGGATTGCAAAGACATGGCTCCATCTTCTGCACATGAAAGGAAAGTCCCTCTCCTTTTCTAGTCTCTGTCTCATCccttaaaataagtaaataaataaccttGAGAGCAAGAACAAGATCAATATATCCTGCAGGTTGCCATAAACCCTTGCGCTTTCACTGTATAGCCAGTTTGttcagaaaagagggaaaaggatagtttaatttcaaaaaagaatcccttcctctttcctctgctgctttccttccttttgtggcagggtattttaatatttttcacatttttttctctctgtgttatCTTTCTTATCCCACTCCAAAGAAAGCACATAACTGTGGCCTGAAGGGATGGGGAGTAGCAACATAAAAAGAAGTGGCTCAAGTCTTCTTGGAGTTTGTTCATGAATGTTAATCCCAGGGTGAGGAGAAGATTGGGACATGGAAAGGAAGCTGCACCAGAACCATGAACAGAGAAAGATTGTCTGCCTTCTAGAATCAGATCTGTTTGGGACTAGTGGTTGGAGAATAAAAGCAGGAGAAGTCTATGAGATTCCAGAGATAGTACCTGCATCCAGCTTCCCTGGCAAACTCACAAGGAGGCATCAACTTCTAGACAGGGAACAACTGCAGGATACTTCCAGGGGACAGAACCACCAGCAGGAACACAAATATTCCCATGCCTAGAGCACGGCATGGAGGAAGCTGAGAACTGTGCGGTCTGAGGAAGCCATTTGAGTCTGGCCACTAGACATCTCATCAGCCACTTGTGTGAACAGATGCCCCATGACCCCAGATGCTTCTCCCACCCTTacctccatctcacacacacttGAGCTTTCCACTCTGTATAATTCTAACACCCTGGAGAGAAATGGCAGTTTGACCGAACATGTTCACAAGGGTAGAGGCTGATTTCTAATGAAACTTGTCAAATGAAGCCCAGAAAGAGTGatgaattatattatattatataaaaaaataataaaaatataaagaaagctaCCTTTCTT
This portion of the Macaca mulatta isolate MMU2019108-1 chromosome 14, T2T-MMU8v2.0, whole genome shotgun sequence genome encodes:
- the PATE1 gene encoding prostate and testis expressed protein 1, with the protein product MDKSLLLELPILLCCFRAVSGSLFKRKFADSEIATVEAEFPLTEIVQCRMCHLQFPGENCSRGRGICTAGTEEACMVGRISKRDGSPWLTFKDCLKNCADVKGIKWSVYFVSFSCCRSHDLCNEDL